A single Aspergillus chevalieri M1 DNA, chromosome 3, nearly complete sequence DNA region contains:
- a CDS encoding uncharacterized protein (COG:S;~EggNog:ENOG410PQZ2;~InterPro:IPR011042;~SECRETED:SignalP(1-23)) — protein MRAFSYILGYSSALLACLPTCLAAPYQSRNAGPYDGAPVSTVFQLDRNQTWFENLVVQRNGSILATRIDVPELWSIDPATKNGTSSQGVGSLLYKFPNATSLLGIAELERDVFAIVSGNLSLPSTISTPGSYKIWTIDLAGEKPHAKLLAPVPGGVFLDGLVKFSDDLLLTTDAGKGAIWRVNTTTGESSQVLSHPSMKPADGQPILVGVNGLKVQNGYIYYTSTTKEVFARFPVDENATPTGPIEVITSGFTFDDFALADDGTAYLSTNPQNQLLKISPEGKVRLIAGSQVTKAVAGSTAVAFANDEQSILYVSTSGASVEPVLCKTVEPAKIVVVKLRGVS, from the coding sequence ATGCGCGCGTTCTCATATATCCTAGGCTACAGCAGCGCCTTGCTAGCCTGTCTTCCCACATGCCTCGCCGCACCGTATCAAAGCAGGAATGCAGGCCCCTATGACGGCGCACCAGTATCGACTGTCTTCCAGCTAGACCGTAATCAAACCTGGTTCGAGAACCTCGTGGTACAGCGCAATGGTAGCATCCTCGCAACTCGCATCGACGTTCCGGAACTCTGGTCGATTGACCCAGCAACCAAGAATGGTACCAGCAGTCAAGGAGTGGGCTCGTTGCTCTACAAGTTTCCCAACGCCACGAGCCTCCTAGGCATCGCGGAGCTTGAAAGAGATGTGTTCGCGATTGTCTCGGGCAACCTTTCTCTCCCCAGTACTATATCGACACCGGGATCCTACAAGATTTGGACCATCGATCTCGCCGGCGAAAAGCCCCATGCGAAACTTCTTGCACCGGTTCCCGGTGGGGTGTTCTTGGATGGGCTGGTCAAATTCAGTGATGATCTCCTCTTGACCACGGACGCCGGCAAGGGCGCCATTTGGCGCGTCAACACCACGACTGGAGAAAGCTCCCAGGTCTTGTCCCATCCGTCCATGAAACCAGCGGATGGGCAGCCAATCCTGGTAGGCGTGAATGGATTGAAGGTCCAAAATGGTTACATCTATTACACCAGTACCACCAAAGAGGTGTTTGCTCGCTTCCCTGTCGATGAGAACGCGACCCCTACTGGCCCTATCGAGGTAATTACTAGTGGATTCACCTTCGACGATTTCGCGTTGGCGGACGATGGCACGGCGTACCTGTCGACAAACCCACAAAATCAATTGCTGAAGATCTCACCGGAGGGCAAGGTCCGCCTTATTGCTGGAAGTCAGGTTACGAAAGCTGTCGCAGGGTCTACGGCAGTTGCTTTCGCCAATGATGAGCAATCGATTTTGTATGTCTCGACGAGCGGTGCGTCGGTCGAGCCGGTCCTTTGCAAGACGGTGGAGCCTGCCAAGATCGTGGTTGTCAAGCTGAGAGGGGTATCTTGA